The genomic interval GCTCCAATGTCTTGCCCAGCATGTTCATGTGATCATACCCGATCCTGGTAATTACCGGAATAACAGGACCGGTAACGACGTTCGTCGCGTCCAGACGTCCGCCAAGACCGACTTCCAGTACCGCGATATCGACCTTGTGCCGGGCGAAATGAATGAACGCCATGGTTGTGAGGACTTCAAAGAACGTCCGCGCGCCGATCCTGGTCTTATGGTCGATCAATGGTTTTATGATCTTTATATATCGATCAAGCTCTTTATTGGAAATTTCCTTATTATTTATCCTGATCCGCTCGTTGATCCTGCGCAGGTGCGGCGAGGTGTACAAACCGGTCTTGTAGCCATTGGCGATCAGACAGGAATTGACCATCGCCGCGGTCGATCCCTTGCCTTTTGTGCCGGCGATCAAGACAATATTCTTGAGTTTTTTCTGTGGTGAACCGAGTTTTCTTAAAAATTTTGTATATGCATCGAGGTCATAATGATAGCCGGGGACTTTTTCGTAGTTGATTAATGAACCGAGAAAAGAAACAACGTTCATTTTTCCGAATTACACGAATGACAGCTAATATTCCGAATTCGATTCATTCGGTATCATTCGCATTATTCGTTTTGTTTTCATTCGCTGCCATTCGTCCCATTCGTAATAACTATTCGCCCAAGCTTTTCATTTTTAACGCGATGTCGATCGCCGGCGCCGAGTGTGTGAGCGCGCCGATCGAAATATAATCAGCCCCGCAGTCGGCATACTCTTCGATATTGTCCAGGTTGACGCCGCCGCTGATCTCGGTCTCGAGTTTGTCCGAAGACAACTTGACCATTGTCACTGCTTGTTGGGCAAGTTCGATCCGCATATTATCCAGCATCAGGCGGTTGACCGGCAGGCGCATCGCTTCCTTGACCTCATCCATGGTCCTTACTTCCACTTCGATGTATGCTCTCTTTTTTTTCTGCCTGACCGCCTGAACCGCCTTGGTAATACTCCCCGCGATCTGGATATGGTTATCCTTGATCAGGACCATGTCGTAAAGCCCGAACCGGTGATTAAATCCGCCGCCCGTGCGCACCGCGTATTTTTCCATCAACCTCAGTCCCGGCGTCGTTTTTCTCGTGTCCAGGATCTTGGTCCGGCCCGCAGCAGCATCAACGAACTTTCTGGTTAGGGTCGCGATCCCGCTTAATTGCTGCATGAAATTCAGCGCCGTTCTCTCGGCCTTGAGGCATGACGCAGCCGACCCGATGACCGTGGCGATGGTCTGTCCCGGACTCAGCCGGTCGCCGTCTTTCATTTTGGGTTCGAACTTCACCTGGTCATCGACTTTGGCAAAGACCATGCGTGCGATCTCCACCCCGCACAGCACACCTTCTTCTTTTGGGAAGATCACGCCGAGCGTTCTTTTGTCGCTGCTGACGATCGCGTTGGTGGTGATATCGCCCCGGCCGATATCCTCCTTAAGCGCCCTGACGACGATCTTCAGGAATTCTCTGTTATACCATTCTTCCGTAACGATAGTGGTAATGGTTCCCCCTTTGCCTGTCGGCCTACGGCCTGCGCCCGCGATCCCGGGTGCGTACGCCTGGATCGCTGCTGGCTTTTGTTCCCTGCTTTTCCAGTTTGCGCCTTATCAGTTTTATCTGATCGCGCAGCTTGGCCGCCTGCTCAAACTCCATGAGCGATACCGCATCGGCCATTTCCCGGTACAGATTTTCGATCTCCTCGATGCCACTATCACTCGCTGGTTCTTTCTCCACGGCGCGATCCGCCACCGAAGTCGCCTTCAATATCTCCTCGGGCGATTTCACGATGCTTTTCGGAATTATATGGTATTTTTCATTATATTCAAGCTGACGCTTGCGCCGACGCTCCATCTCCTCGATCGCCCGTTTCATGGAATCGGTCATCGTGTCCGCATACATGATCACTTCGCTCCGGACATTGCGGGCGGCCCGGCCCGCGGTCTGGATTAACGAACGCTCGCTGCGCAGAAAACCTTCACGGTCGGCGTCCAGGATAGCCACCAGCGCGACTTCGGGCAGGTCCAGACCCTCGCGCAGCAGGTTTATCCCCACGAGCACGTCGAACTCGCCAAGCCGTAGTCCCCGCAAGATCTCCACGCGCTGGATCGCGTCGATCTCGGAGTGCATGTACCTTACTCTTATGCCGAGCTCGTTCAGGTATTGCGCCAGATCTTCGGCCATGCGTTTAGTCAGCGTCGTCACCAGCACGCGCTCATGCACGCTAACCCTCTTTTGAATCTCGTTTATCAGATCGTCGACCTGATTGTTCGCCGGTTTGATCGTCACCATGGGGTCAATGATGCCGGTGGGCCGCACGATCTGTTCGATGATCCGTTTGCCCGACCGCTCGATCTCCCACTGCGCCGGTGTCGCCGAAATACAGACGGCCTGGTTGACCAGCGATTCAAATTCGTCAAACTTCAAGGGCCGGTTCTCCAGTGCCGACGGCAACCGGAAACCGTATTCGACCAACGTCGTCTTCCGCGAATGGTCGCCCGCGTACATGCCCTCGATCTGCGGAATCGTGACATGGGATTCGTCGATGACCAGGAGAAAATCCTTAGGGTAGTAATCGATCAAACAAAACGGCCTTTCGCCCGGGTTGCGGCCGGACAGATGCATGGAATAATTTTCAATGCCCGGGCAGTAACCCAGTTCCGTGAGCATTTCGATATCAAAACGGGTCCGCTGGATGAGTCGCTGGGCTTCCAGGAACTTACCCTGTGTTTCCAGGGCCTTGACGCGGTCTTCGAGTTCCTGTTCGATCCTGCCCACCGCCTCCTCGATCCGGGGCTGGGTCGTGATGAAATGTTTTGCCGGGAAGATCACTGTCTGTTCCAGTTCCTTCTTTATATAGCCGGTAAGGGGGTCGAAGACCTGGATCTTTTCCACCACTTCACGGTCACCGGACAACACGATCCTGACGCCGTCCCTTTCATCGGCCGGATGCACGTCGATGATCTCACCACGCACCCGGAACGTGCCGGGCAGGAACTGAATGTCATTGCGCGAATACTGGATCGAAACCAGGCCGCTCATGATCGATTCGCGGCTTTTCTCTTTATGCTTTACGATTTCCACCACGAGTTCGCGCACCTCGTCCGGTGAGCCGATGTTGAAAATACACGACACCGACGCCACGATGACCACGTCTTCCCGCGTGAGCAGGGCCGATGTCGCCTTCAGCCGAAGCCGGCTTATCTCCTCGTTGATCGATGCGTCCTTCTCAATGTACAGGTCGCTTGCCGGCACATAAGCCTCGGGTTGGTAATAATCATAATAGGATATGAAATACTCTACGCTGTTTTCCGGGAAGAAAGACTTGAATTCGCTGTACAGCTGGGCCGCCAATGCCTTGTTGTGCGAAATGACGAGGGTCGGCTTCTGGATCTTTTCTATGACATTGGCGATCGTGAACGTTTTGCCCGAACCGGTCACACCCAGAAGTGTCTGGTATTTACAGCCGTCGCTTATGCCTTGTGCCAGTTGTTCGATCGCTTCCGGCTGGTCGCCGGCCGGCTTAAAGTCCGCGTGTAATTTAAGGCTCACGCCGGAAAACGCGGTATGATTTTGGAGCGATGGATACTTTAAGCTGCTGCTGGAAAACGGTTATTTTTTCACCGCTCAGCAGATCGGCATACGTGCCATCCCAGGCCGGCAGCATGACAAAAGCCGGAGCCTCCCCGGAATTGAGGACCGTGATCAGACCCCCGCGATCGTACGCGTAGACCTGCGTGATATCATTCGCCAGGAGCGTGTAGAAATACTTGCTCGCGATCTGTCCATTGGCTTTCCGGATCCCGATGAGCCGCTTGATCTCGGAGAGCAGGTTCAGGTCCTGCCCTGCTGGGTTGGAAACAAAACTCCCCAGGTTCAGGGATTCGGCTTCGGTCATGCCGATCTCGTCGCCGTAAGTGATGACCGGCGATCCGCAGAACGTCATTATGAACGCGTACAGGTTCTTGATGTCGCCTGCGTCGACAAATTCCCTGATCCGGTAGTCGAACGTGCTGGCGGCCATGAGGTTGAACGCGTTCGCCTGCGAAGGCGTCCAGAAAAGGATCTTGTGCAGCGCTTGGTCGAACTGCGACACGGGGATCGTCTTGCGGCCGAAATAATTGAGGATCAGTTCGGTCATTGCGGGCTTGAGGCTTCCGTCAAGTCCGTCTCCCGTGAGCGGCCTGGAATCGGTACCGACAAGAAGCAAACTGGGATATTTCGCCTTGATGAACGCGCGGAGATCCTTTAAAAAATCGACATTGATTGCGGGATCCTCGCCGATATAAAACCCGTCGATACCGAACTGGCGCCAGTATTCGATGTAACCCATCAGGTAACTTCTCACCTGCGGATCCTTCAGGTTTAATTTTGGAAAATGCGGGTCCCCGCGCCAGCATTCAAAGTACGTACTGGACAGTTTTACCGGCCTGGTCTTGACCTGGTACCAGTTCAGGTATTTGGAACTATCCTGCGCGTGGAGGATGTCCGTAAATGCCGGGAAATCGCTACCCGTGTGCGTAGCGATGAACATCAGGACGACTTTTTTATTGCGCCGGTGCGTTTCAACAATAAGGGAGCGAAGTGCGGCCGTGTCGCCGAACACGGGATCGACCGAGCCGAAATCGAAAAAATTGAACTTGTGATTGGAATTCGCGGTCCCGACCGGTGACAGCAGCAAAATGTCTATATTCAGCGAATCAAGATAATCGAGCTGGTCCTTGACCCCTGAAAGATCGCCGCCATAAGATGCCCAGTCCTGCGGTTTGCTTCCCCACGACCTCATACCCGGCGGCTCACTGACCAGATCACCGTTCCTGAAACCGTCTATAAAGATCAGGTAGTATACCTTGCTTGCGGCCCAGGCCGGCGGTGCGAACATCGTTACTTGCGGCCGGAAAGCACCAACCGGCGGGAAAACGAGCGAATCAGCCCCGGCCTTGACCACAAAATAATAAACGAGAGTAGTATCGAATGCCCCGATATCAGCGGTGAAATAATCAAAGTAATCATCCTGGTAAGCTATATCCATCCGCGCCGCCAACGAATCCCGCATTAAAAAAGCTTGCTTCACGGTGTTTTTCCTGGCTTTCAGACGGATCTCGCCGGCCACCGGGTTCACATAGAAAAGTTCGCGGTTATTGTGCGCAACGTCATCGACGGCAAGCGCCATACCGAGCGCGCATAAACTTAACAGCAACACAACAGATCTTTTTACATGTCCCATAATTAATAGTGTATCTAATTTCCCAAACTTGTCAACAAGAAAAAGCATACCACGATAAAGACTTAAGTGCAAATTCATCCACTTGACGCGCATCGAAATTTAACTATCATTTCATATATGCTCGTGAATAATGAAGAAAAGAAATTACTGCTGAAGAAGAAAATTGGTGTTCTATGCGGCGGGTGGTCATCCGAACGCAAGATCTCGCTGGGCACCGGTGCCTGCGTTGTCGCTTCACTCGCAAAGCAGGGATTCAACATGAAAGAGATCGATGTCGACAAGAACCTGATAAAAAAACTAAAGGATATCGACATCGCCTTCATTGCCCTCCACGGAAAATTCGGCGAGGACGGCACGGTCCAGGGGATCCTGGAATTCTTAGGTATTCCCTACACCGGCTCCGGCGTGATCGGCTCGGCCGTCGGGATGGACAAGATCGTCTCCAAGACGGTATTCACCGGCGCCTCTATCCCAACCCCGGAATATTACCATGAAAAAGACGCGAACCTCGACGAGATGGTGGAAAAACTCGGTTATCCGGTCGTCATTAAACCCTGCGCCGAAGGTTCCAGCGTCGGCGTGATCATCGCCCGGACGAAAAAACAATTGACGAACCACTACGCCAGGCTTTCAGCACAATTCCCGGATCTTTTCTTTGAAAAATTCATCAAAGGGATGATGGCAACCTGCGGGATCCTTAACGATGTTCCCCTTCCGATCCTGGAGATCGCGCCCAAAGAGCGGGCGTTCTATGATTACAAATCAAAATACACGAAGGGCATGACCGAATACATCGTGCCGGCGCGGATACCGGAAGAGCAGTACAAAAAGACCCAGGCTTACGCCCTTGCCGCTCACCAAGCGATCGGTGCGTGTGGTTTTTCCAGGGTCGACTTCATGCTCGACCAGTCACAAAATCCGTATGTTCTGGAAGTCAACACGATCCCTGGACTGCTTCCTGAATCCAACCTTCCGCTGGAAGCGCGGGCGATCGGTCTGACCTATGATGAACTTATCTTCGAGATCCTAAAAACCGCTTTGCCGCGTATCCAAAAATAGCTTTACTTAATCCCCATAACCACGAATCCACATTTATCCACGAGTTTTATCCACTTTTTATGGCAGGGCGGATTTCGTCCTACGCTATAGACAAAAGAATCGACCAGGGTGGCGCCGTTTCGGCGTTTAACAAGATTCTCGCCATTATTATAATGTAAGCGTCATGGAAATTCTGTTGGAAACTTCTTCTTCAGTATCTGCTTGACAATCTTTGGCATGTCGACCTTCACGGTTCCGTCCTCATTGACCTGAACCTGCCAATTTAACACCCTGCGTTTGCCATCGATTATGCCGATTGTCGTTGTTTTCACCAGATAATGATTATTCATTCTACATACCCAGGTTCGCCATTTCTCAGAGGTTAATTGCTTTTTTAAACCTTTATTATAACATTCAGTCATCGGCTTGAAAAAATCTGGTTCCAATGATCCAATCTCACTTCTGGAATTTGCAACTTCATTATAATTTTTGTTGACCTCCTCAGCAAATAATTGTGGTTCCCAAGATAGATATGGCATAACTAAACGCACAAACAACTTTGCTACGTTAATAGCTACCTCATAGTTGTTTACGTGGATCGCTTCCGATGCGATCATTCTGTTGAAATTACTTTCAAAATCGTCATTTACAATTATCATATTGAGACAAGTATCAATTATGCACACAATACCTGTTCTAGGTGGACGAGAATAATAATGAGGAAGCAATAATAATAATAGATTATTATGCATAAAAGGGGCTTCAATTGTACTCTGAAATCTATAAGTGGCATTGGTTTTAGTCGATATAGTTGAACACGCCTTCATCACTATCGAGTCGAAGACAACTGCAGTGTTCGCAAATTGCGGGTAAGTCATACTGTCGTCATGTGAAATAACATTATTCAATCCAGTTACCATACACAGAGAAAAACAACTACAAACAGAAATGTTTTTTAAGGCCAGTATCATGGTTATTCACGAATACAGCTCACTAAAGTTTTCTTTTCCAATATATATTTTCATAATTCGTTCCTCCATAGACATATGTCTTAAAATAGTTCGAGAACAGGTAACCCCATGGATCAGAATAATTTTGAAAATAATTGCCATAAAGTTGTGCGCCATGGTACCTGCCAAATCCTTCTACGCTTGGATACCAATCCCAATACCCACCTCCAAAAAGTTCATGTTCAGATGCAAGCGCGTGTGCAGCCTCCTCTACCAATATTGCCGCAACACCTAAACCTAAATAATCGATGCCAGCAGTACCGATGTTGATTATCCTCGTATCGAAATCGTAATCGCCGAGTTTCGACCCACCGATTTCCAGAAGTCCTTTGCCAATTTTTTCACGAATCTCGTTGATGATTTGTGCGCCCATTTCTGTCTTACCCCATGCTGTGTTACTCAGATAATTCACTGCCATATTCAGTTTTTCCGCACGAGTATACCTCCACCAGCCTCTTTCAAACAAGCCCGGATCCAATTCTTCAGCCGATCCTAAAAACCAGGTTGGTGAATACCACCATGATGGCGCGCCGTAATGTCCGCGCAAACCTGCTTTCCACGCTGCCATGATTTCCATCTTCCATTCCATCTCTTCCGCCCTTTTTGTCGTACCAGTCGGATCCGTATACCTCAGTGGATTGTCAATACAATATGCATACGGCGACGAGGCCGGGCTGTCCTGGGGATCAAGCTGGGTAAACCTACCGGTCTGCGGATCATAGTACCGCTGGCAGAAATAATTCAAACCCGTTTCCGAATCTAATTCCTTGCCTGTAAATCCATGCACATTGCCCGATCCGGTAAGCATCTCGCCAAACGGATAATACGCCCCGGTCCAGGCGACCGAGCCCGATTCATTGGTGGTTTTCCTAGGGCTACCCAGGGCATCGCAATGATACCAGTTCGTATCCGCGCCCACGATCCGGGCGATATCAGATCTATGAGATTGTTTGGAGTCTCGTGCTGCGGACTTAGATTTCGTGCTCAAATATCCTCCGGTAAAATAATACTAATGGAATTTTCTAGTTTGTCAATATTAGAGAAAATTCAACAAATTATAGCAGGGCGGATTTAGTGAATTTTGAGATAGCGCTAGGTGTCATTTTCAAAATCGTCGCTGTTTCATAAGTGTTAAGACCATATTTTCCCATCAGTTGAACTGCCGCTTGACGACGCAACATCTTTTCCACCCTACCCTTCGGCGTAACGATCTGTGTCTGATCAACTTCAAATTCCTGTGCAATTATCTCTAATAACGGCCTGCCGTCGCGAATTTTCAGCCGACGATGATCCCAATCCACTGGTCCTTCATCTGCTCCCATAACAAATTCCTGATACCGCTGAATTTTATCTAGTCCTGGGCTGAACATCTCTAAGACAATATCACATTTGACAAATCCGCGCGGCTCCGCGCCCACATATCGCCGGTAACTGGTCCATGGATACCCTGCCGGATCCGCTGCCAGTCCCGCATCCAGTGCCTGCCGGTGGATATAGCGCGATAACCACACACCGTATAGCGAATTCGCGACGATCTTGTTGTTATAACGCTCGCCGAAAACGTGGCCCGTGCGACTGCAGTCGCGGTTGTAATACTGGGCGTACCCGCCATGGAGAGCCATCATGAAATCGGCGATCTTGTTCGCCTGGTCATAAGCGAACAGATGGACATGCCACTTCATAAGTGCGTATGCGACAATGTCCACTTTGTACACAGACGTCATTTTTTCCAGGAGAGATAGGTAAAACTGATAATGTGATCCGTTTTTGAAAACAGGATGATGGTCATTGCCCCAGGCATAGACATGATGATAGAGTTCTTCACCCCGTTTACGAATGTTCCACCCCATAGACAACCCCCTTATGGGAGAGATTATATTTAGTTATCAGGTAAAATCAACAAAATTCAACATGATTTTGAAAAATACTACAATAATAAAATAATCGCTGAAATTACGGTGGTTTTATGGGCAATAATTCAACATTTTATGGTTTTTGTTTAATCCCGCATGATGCATAGCGGGGGCAGGGCGGAATTTGGGGAATTTGGGAATTTGTGCTAATGCACGTAATTTTTTAATCTATCCCAATTCTTTCCCGAACGCGAAGATGCTGAAGATCCCGCCGGTATGCACGAAAATTGCCTTTTTACACCGGTTTTTCTTCAGGTGCTGCCGCATGCCGTAGAAAGCCTTCCCGGTGTAAACCGGTTCAAGGATGATCCCGGTCTTCGCTAATTCTTTGATTACCTTGATCTCCTCGGAATACGGGATCCCGTAACCCTTTCCGACAAAACCGCCCACAAGCTGGATGTCGCTGCGTCTAACCCTGGCATTGAGCCCGAAGCGATCATCCGCCAGCTTACAGATCGTCAGGATCTTGTCCTCGAAAAAGCGCACCGTGTCGCAGATGATCACGCCATACAGGGCGACGCGCAAACCCAGGAGCTTCTTCCCCAGCAGGAGCCCGGCATAAGTCCCGCCTGAACCGACTGCGCAGTATACGGCATCAATGTTGTTCGCTTTTATAAATCCGGCCATTTCTTTCATGCAATTTATATAGCCCAGCGACCCGGTCTCGTTTGAGCCGCCTTCGGGTATGACGTAGCATTTACTGCCTCTTTTCCGCATGCGCCGCGCGTACGCCGCCATGAGGTCGAGCCGCCTTTCAT from bacterium carries:
- the nadC gene encoding carboxylating nicotinate-nucleotide diphosphorylase, whose translation is MTTIVTEEWYNREFLKIVVRALKEDIGRGDITTNAIVSSDKRTLGVIFPKEEGVLCGVEIARMVFAKVDDQVKFEPKMKDGDRLSPGQTIATVIGSAASCLKAERTALNFMQQLSGIATLTRKFVDAAAGRTKILDTRKTTPGLRLMEKYAVRTGGGFNHRFGLYDMVLIKDNHIQIAGSITKAVQAVRQKKKRAYIEVEVRTMDEVKEAMRLPVNRLMLDNMRIELAQQAVTMVKLSSDKLETEISGGVNLDNIEEYADCGADYISIGALTHSAPAIDIALKMKSLGE
- the uvrB gene encoding excinuclease ABC subunit UvrB, with the protein product MSLKLHADFKPAGDQPEAIEQLAQGISDGCKYQTLLGVTGSGKTFTIANVIEKIQKPTLVISHNKALAAQLYSEFKSFFPENSVEYFISYYDYYQPEAYVPASDLYIEKDASINEEISRLRLKATSALLTREDVVIVASVSCIFNIGSPDEVRELVVEIVKHKEKSRESIMSGLVSIQYSRNDIQFLPGTFRVRGEIIDVHPADERDGVRIVLSGDREVVEKIQVFDPLTGYIKKELEQTVIFPAKHFITTQPRIEEAVGRIEQELEDRVKALETQGKFLEAQRLIQRTRFDIEMLTELGYCPGIENYSMHLSGRNPGERPFCLIDYYPKDFLLVIDESHVTIPQIEGMYAGDHSRKTTLVEYGFRLPSALENRPLKFDEFESLVNQAVCISATPAQWEIERSGKRIIEQIVRPTGIIDPMVTIKPANNQVDDLINEIQKRVSVHERVLVTTLTKRMAEDLAQYLNELGIRVRYMHSEIDAIQRVEILRGLRLGEFDVLVGINLLREGLDLPEVALVAILDADREGFLRSERSLIQTAGRAARNVRSEVIMYADTMTDSMKRAIEEMERRRKRQLEYNEKYHIIPKSIVKSPEEILKATSVADRAVEKEPASDSGIEEIENLYREMADAVSLMEFEQAAKLRDQIKLIRRKLEKQGTKASSDPGVRTRDRGRRP
- a CDS encoding alpha-amylase family glycosyl hydrolase, with product MLLLSLCALGMALAVDDVAHNNRELFYVNPVAGEIRLKARKNTVKQAFLMRDSLAARMDIAYQDDYFDYFTADIGAFDTTLVYYFVVKAGADSLVFPPVGAFRPQVTMFAPPAWAASKVYYLIFIDGFRNGDLVSEPPGMRSWGSKPQDWASYGGDLSGVKDQLDYLDSLNIDILLLSPVGTANSNHKFNFFDFGSVDPVFGDTAALRSLIVETHRRNKKVVLMFIATHTGSDFPAFTDILHAQDSSKYLNWYQVKTRPVKLSSTYFECWRGDPHFPKLNLKDPQVRSYLMGYIEYWRQFGIDGFYIGEDPAINVDFLKDLRAFIKAKYPSLLLVGTDSRPLTGDGLDGSLKPAMTELILNYFGRKTIPVSQFDQALHKILFWTPSQANAFNLMAASTFDYRIREFVDAGDIKNLYAFIMTFCGSPVITYGDEIGMTEAESLNLGSFVSNPAGQDLNLLSEIKRLIGIRKANGQIASKYFYTLLANDITQVYAYDRGGLITVLNSGEAPAFVMLPAWDGTYADLLSGEKITVFQQQLKVSIAPKSYRVFRREP
- a CDS encoding D-alanine--D-alanine ligase codes for the protein MLVNNEEKKLLLKKKIGVLCGGWSSERKISLGTGACVVASLAKQGFNMKEIDVDKNLIKKLKDIDIAFIALHGKFGEDGTVQGILEFLGIPYTGSGVIGSAVGMDKIVSKTVFTGASIPTPEYYHEKDANLDEMVEKLGYPVVIKPCAEGSSVGVIIARTKKQLTNHYARLSAQFPDLFFEKFIKGMMATCGILNDVPLPILEIAPKERAFYDYKSKYTKGMTEYIVPARIPEEQYKKTQAYALAAHQAIGACGFSRVDFMLDQSQNPYVLEVNTIPGLLPESNLPLEARAIGLTYDELIFEILKTALPRIQK
- a CDS encoding RHS repeat-associated core domain-containing protein, translated to MSTKSKSAARDSKQSHRSDIARIVGADTNWYHCDALGSPRKTTNESGSVAWTGAYYPFGEMLTGSGNVHGFTGKELDSETGLNYFCQRYYDPQTGRFTQLDPQDSPASSPYAYCIDNPLRYTDPTGTTKRAEEMEWKMEIMAAWKAGLRGHYGAPSWWYSPTWFLGSAEELDPGLFERGWWRYTRAEKLNMAVNYLSNTAWGKTEMGAQIINEIREKIGKGLLEIGGSKLGDYDFDTRIINIGTAGIDYLGLGVAAILVEEAAHALASEHELFGGGYWDWYPSVEGFGRYHGAQLYGNYFQNYSDPWGYLFSNYFKTYVYGGTNYENIYWKRKL
- a CDS encoding transposase; this encodes MGWNIRKRGEELYHHVYAWGNDHHPVFKNGSHYQFYLSLLEKMTSVYKVDIVAYALMKWHVHLFAYDQANKIADFMMALHGGYAQYYNRDCSRTGHVFGERYNNKIVANSLYGVWLSRYIHRQALDAGLAADPAGYPWTSYRRYVGAEPRGFVKCDIVLEMFSPGLDKIQRYQEFVMGADEGPVDWDHRRLKIRDGRPLLEIIAQEFEVDQTQIVTPKGRVEKMLRRQAAVQLMGKYGLNTYETATILKMTPSAISKFTKSALL
- a CDS encoding D-cysteine desulfhydrase family protein, coding for MKRKMNLKPIRLMGSTPIEEHSGFTGSTRLFIKRDDLNGVLVSGNKTRKLEYLAADARRLRCDTLVTCGPVQSNHCRTTAAFARSNGLKCHLFLRKKDHEEMTGNLLLDKLLGATITYITPAQYERRLDLMAAYARRMRKRGSKCYVIPEGGSNETGSLGYINCMKEMAGFIKANNIDAVYCAVGSGGTYAGLLLGKKLLGLRVALYGVIICDTVRFFEDKILTICKLADDRFGLNARVRRSDIQLVGGFVGKGYGIPYSEEIKVIKELAKTGIILEPVYTGKAFYGMRQHLKKNRCKKAIFVHTGGIFSIFAFGKELG